In Prunus dulcis chromosome 1, ALMONDv2, whole genome shotgun sequence, the following are encoded in one genomic region:
- the LOC117614004 gene encoding mediator of RNA polymerase II transcription subunit 21-like, which translates to MDAISQLQEKVNTIATIAFTTIGTLQRDAPPVRISPNYPESGSGPAPAAAPNPNPTPTPTPTADSDADFAKQPKLMSAELVKAAKQFDALVAALPLSEGGEEAQLKRIAQLEAENDAVGQQLEKQLEAAERELQEVRELFGQAADHCLNLKKPE; encoded by the exons ATGGATGCAATCAGCCAATTACAAGAGAAAGTGAATACAATCGCGACAATCGCGTTCACTACCATCGGAACGCTGCAGAGGGATGCGCCGCCGGTCCGAATCTCTCCGAATTACCCAGAATCCGGATCTGGGCCGGCTCCGGCTGCGGCTCCAAATCCGAACCCaaccccgaccccgaccccgacagCGGACAGTGACGCGGATTTCGCGAAGCAACCCAAGCTGATGAGTGCTGAGCTAGTGAAGGCAGCTAAGCAG TTTGATGCATTGGTGGCGGCACTGCCGTTGTCTGAGGGGGGAGAGGAAGCTCAGCTGAAGAGGATTGCACAACTTGAGGCTGAAAATGATGCTGTGGGCCAACAACTTGAGAAGCAACTGGAAGCTGCAG AGAGAGAATTGCAAGAGGTCAGAGAGTTGTTTGGACAAGCAGCAGATCACTGTTTGAACTTGAAGAAACCAGAATGA
- the LOC117614003 gene encoding EEF1A lysine methyltransferase 4, whose amino-acid sequence MTMGTTTTQAYGESWYWDNRYANESGPFDWYQKYQSLAPLINLYVPRHSNQHHRILVVGCGNSAFSEGMADDGYDDVVSIDISSVVIQAMQDKYSDRPHLKYLQMDVRDMSAFQTDSFDAVVDKGTLDSLLCGSNSRQNAAEMLDEVWRVLKDKGVYILITYGAPLYRLHLLRESCSWTIKLHVIEKLACEDKSEPPIWELTNPVPLNDDGSSAEELLGNNPDVHYIYVCAKDNSLKPGLKRETSVD is encoded by the exons ATGACGATGGGGACGACGACGACGCAGGCGTACGGTGAGTCGTGGTACTGGGACAACCGCTACGCCAACGAATCAGGGCCGTTCGATTGGTACCAGAAGTACCAATCTTTGGCGCCGCTCATCAATCTCTACGTCCCCCGCCACTCCAACCAGCACCATCGCATCCTCGTCGTCGGTTGCGGCAACTCAG CGTTCAGCGAAGGGATGGCTGATGATGGATACGATGATGTGGTTAGTATTGACATTTCCTCTGTGGTCATCCAAGCTATGCAGGACAAGTACTCTGACCGTCCACACCTCAAAT aTTTGCAAATGGATGTTCGAGATATGAGTGCTTTCCAAACTGATTCCTTTGATGCTGTTGTTGACAAAG gaaCTCTAGACTCTCTGTTG TGTGGAAGTAATTCGCGACAAAATGCTGCTGAAATGCTTGACGAAGTTTGGAG GGTCCTCAAGGATAAAGGAGTCTACATTCTG ATCACGTATGGAGCTCCATTGTATCGTTTGCATTTGTTGAGAGAGTCATGCTCGTGGACGATAAAACTTCATGTGATAG AGAAACTTGCCTGCGAAGATAAATCAGAACCTCCAATATGGGAGCTGACAAATCCTGTTCCATTGAATGACGATGGAAGCTCAGCGGAGGAGTTGCTCGGAAACAATCCTGATGTGCATTATATTTACGTTTGTGCGAAG GATAATTCTTTAAAGCCAGGCCTTAAGCGTGAAACATCAGTTGATTGA